One region of Hydrogenobaculum sp. Y04AAS1 genomic DNA includes:
- a CDS encoding phosphoglycerate kinase, whose amino-acid sequence MPNKKTIRDIDLKGKRVLVRVDFNVPIDNQGNIEDDARIRAAIPTIEYLLDAKAIVILMSHLGRPKGFDEKYSLKPVAKRLSRYIHKDVVMAPDCIGKDMENIVKNAKSEDVIMLENLRFHKEEEECDEEFSKKLASLGEVYVSDAFGTCHRKHASVYCVPQILKPACMGFLLEKELLYFEKAMVNPQRPVVAFLGGAKVSSKLNVIKNLLKRVDKMFIGGAMAFTFIKAMRYDTGKSLVENDLIDVAKDIIDISKKLGVKFYLPVDFIVGKELSDNTPIKTVLWQEIPQDYMGLDIGPVSISLAKELIGTAQTIVWNGPMGAFEYERFKDGTLEVARAIAHSQALSIAGGGDTDHAIIRAGVINAIDFVSTGGGAFLELLEGKELPCISVLDDK is encoded by the coding sequence ATGCCAAACAAAAAAACCATAAGAGATATTGATCTAAAAGGGAAAAGAGTTTTAGTAAGAGTTGATTTTAATGTTCCGATAGATAATCAGGGAAATATAGAAGATGATGCTAGGATAAGAGCAGCTATTCCAACTATAGAGTATCTTTTAGACGCTAAAGCTATCGTAATACTCATGTCTCATCTTGGAAGGCCAAAAGGTTTTGATGAAAAATATTCGCTAAAACCTGTAGCAAAGCGTCTTTCAAGGTATATACACAAAGATGTAGTGATGGCTCCAGATTGCATAGGTAAAGATATGGAAAATATTGTTAAAAACGCAAAATCAGAAGATGTTATAATGCTTGAAAATTTAAGATTCCACAAAGAAGAGGAAGAGTGTGATGAGGAGTTTTCGAAAAAGCTTGCTTCCTTGGGTGAGGTTTATGTATCAGACGCCTTTGGCACTTGCCATAGAAAACATGCTTCTGTTTACTGCGTGCCACAAATATTAAAGCCAGCTTGTATGGGCTTTTTGTTAGAAAAAGAACTTCTTTACTTTGAAAAAGCTATGGTAAATCCCCAAAGGCCAGTGGTGGCGTTTTTAGGTGGTGCTAAAGTATCGTCAAAGTTAAATGTTATAAAAAATTTATTAAAAAGAGTAGATAAGATGTTTATAGGTGGGGCGATGGCTTTTACATTTATAAAAGCTATGAGATATGATACAGGTAAATCTCTCGTAGAAAACGATCTTATAGATGTTGCAAAAGATATTATAGATATATCTAAGAAGCTTGGTGTGAAATTTTATCTTCCTGTAGATTTTATAGTGGGTAAAGAGCTATCTGATAATACACCTATAAAGACAGTGCTTTGGCAAGAAATACCTCAAGACTATATGGGACTAGATATAGGGCCGGTTTCTATAAGTTTAGCGAAAGAGCTTATAGGCACAGCCCAAACAATAGTGTGGAACGGACCTATGGGAGCTTTTGAATATGAAAGGTTTAAAGATGGTACTTTAGAAGTGGCTAGAGCTATAGCCCATTCTCAAGCTCTCTCTATAGCCGGTGGTGGAGATACAGACCATGCCATTATAAGGGCTGGGGTTATAAATGCTATAGATTTTGTATCCACTGGTGGTGGTGCATTTTTAGAGCTTTTGGAAGGAAAAGAACTACCTTGTATATCTGTCTTAGACGATAAATGA
- a CDS encoding Hsp20/alpha crystallin family protein, which yields MRRGLAIWNPFSELEKVKAEFDNLVQNLLPTVYSGGEVSLAPAIDLYETDKEVVIKAEIPGVKKEDLEVSVKDNVLYIKGEKKEEKEENTEAVHRVERIYGKFERMISLPPNVKTQEAKAEYKDGVLEIRFPKKEESQSTKINIG from the coding sequence ATGAGAAGAGGTTTGGCAATTTGGAATCCATTTAGTGAGTTGGAAAAGGTAAAAGCAGAATTTGACAACCTTGTCCAAAACTTGTTACCTACCGTTTACAGCGGTGGCGAAGTTTCTCTGGCACCAGCAATAGACTTATATGAAACAGACAAAGAAGTGGTGATAAAAGCTGAAATACCTGGTGTCAAAAAAGAGGATTTGGAAGTAAGCGTAAAAGACAATGTCCTTTATATTAAGGGCGAAAAGAAAGAAGAAAAAGAAGAAAACACAGAAGCTGTCCACAGAGTAGAACGCATATACGGTAAGTTTGAAAGGATGATATCCTTGCCACCAAATGTAAAAACCCAAGAGGCAAAGGCCGAATACAAGGATGGCGTCCTAGAGATAAGATTTCCTAAAAAAGAAGAATCTCAAAGCACAAAGATTAACATAGGCTAA
- a CDS encoding methionine adenosyltransferase, which yields MDFIVVSEMTFDKVSLQEAEIVERKGIGHPDTICDSLAEELSVELSKLYIKELGAIMHHNVDKALLVGGKAQSKFGGGEVISPIEIFLVGRALREIDGKEFPVDELAIDVAHNWLKKHIRNLDFSKHIILQTRIKPGSKDLVELFDRFQKKGEVPLSNDTSFGVGFAPFSELENIVFYTEKLLNSEEIKNKHPEVGEDIKVMGVRIKDNIRITVSAAFVDKYVKNINQYKEQKEAITNLVLENAKKYTNKNVNVFVNTADDIENESVYITVTGTSSEQGDDGQVGRGNRANGLITPYRPMSLEAAAGKNPVSHIGKIYNVVANIIASRVVKEVEGVEEAYCYMVSQIGKPINEPQVCDVKVRKKGNSFDKEAVKKIAQEELEKMPNTWKLFLEKEFSVA from the coding sequence ATGGACTTCATAGTAGTTTCTGAAATGACTTTTGATAAGGTTTCTCTGCAGGAAGCAGAGATTGTTGAAAGAAAAGGCATAGGTCATCCAGATACAATATGTGATTCTTTAGCGGAAGAGCTCTCCGTTGAGCTTTCAAAACTATATATAAAAGAGTTAGGCGCTATAATGCACCACAACGTAGACAAAGCTCTTTTAGTGGGTGGTAAAGCCCAGTCTAAATTTGGTGGTGGCGAAGTTATATCTCCCATAGAGATATTCTTGGTAGGAAGGGCTTTAAGAGAAATAGATGGAAAAGAATTCCCGGTTGACGAGTTAGCCATAGACGTTGCTCACAACTGGCTTAAAAAACATATAAGAAACTTGGATTTTAGTAAGCATATTATCCTCCAAACACGTATAAAACCAGGAAGCAAAGATTTGGTAGAACTTTTTGATAGATTCCAAAAAAAAGGTGAAGTGCCTCTTTCAAACGATACTTCTTTTGGGGTAGGGTTTGCGCCTTTTTCCGAGCTTGAAAATATCGTATTTTACACTGAAAAGCTTTTAAACTCTGAAGAGATCAAGAATAAGCACCCAGAAGTAGGGGAAGATATAAAGGTAATGGGTGTTAGAATAAAAGATAACATAAGAATTACTGTTTCAGCAGCTTTTGTAGACAAATACGTGAAAAATATAAACCAATACAAAGAACAAAAAGAAGCTATAACCAACTTAGTTTTAGAAAATGCCAAAAAATATACCAATAAAAACGTTAACGTATTTGTAAATACCGCAGACGATATAGAAAATGAATCTGTTTATATCACTGTAACCGGCACATCTTCAGAACAAGGGGATGATGGCCAAGTGGGAAGAGGCAACAGAGCCAACGGCTTAATAACCCCATATAGACCAATGTCGTTGGAAGCTGCTGCTGGTAAAAATCCAGTTTCTCACATTGGAAAAATATACAACGTGGTAGCCAATATAATAGCCAGTAGAGTTGTAAAAGAAGTTGAAGGAGTCGAAGAAGCATATTGCTATATGGTATCTCAAATAGGTAAACCTATAAACGAGCCTCAAGTTTGTGATGTAAAAGTAAGAAAAAAAGGCAACAGCTTCGATAAAGAAGCTGTTAAAAAAATAGCACAAGAAGAGCTTGAAAAAATGCCTAATACTTGGAAGCTTTTCTTGGAAAAAGAGTTTTCCGTAGCTTAA
- a CDS encoding HIT domain-containing protein, with amino-acid sequence MKLLWAPWRGSYVENLGKESSCFLCDACNSEPSIENLVLVKSKKTFVIMNKYPYNSGHLMVAPFIHTNSLGDLDEETVQDIFYMTKISIKALTELLKPDGFNIGYNIGRSAGAGLETHIHQHIVPRWNGDTNFMPTIFGTKVLSQSLEDLYVRLSPIFHKLLDKSIAS; translated from the coding sequence ATGAAGCTTCTTTGGGCCCCTTGGAGAGGTTCTTACGTAGAAAATTTGGGCAAAGAGTCTAGCTGCTTTTTATGTGACGCTTGTAATTCAGAACCCTCAATAGAAAATCTTGTTTTGGTTAAAAGCAAAAAAACCTTTGTAATAATGAATAAATACCCTTATAATTCTGGACATCTTATGGTAGCGCCTTTTATTCATACAAACAGCTTAGGAGACCTTGACGAAGAAACTGTGCAAGATATATTTTATATGACTAAAATTTCTATAAAAGCTTTAACGGAGCTACTAAAACCGGATGGTTTTAATATAGGGTACAATATAGGAAGGAGTGCCGGAGCTGGTTTAGAAACTCATATACATCAGCATATAGTACCTCGCTGGAACGGAGATACAAACTTTATGCCTACAATATTTGGTACAAAAGTGTTATCCCAAAGTTTGGAAGACCTTTATGTTAGACTTTCACCAATTTTTCACAAATTACTTGACAAAAGTATAGCTAGCTAA
- a CDS encoding NAD(P)H-dependent oxidoreductase, with protein sequence MNFSKEDILKAFHERHACKLFDDKKKIPKEDFDFLLEIGRLSPSSFGMEHWKFLVITSQDLKEKLRPVCWNQPQITTCSHLVAYLAKKSFLKNPDYYRPMYERKSDIFPDVELREKAIKRYENFVNKFDDKDLACWSSNQCYIAATNMMTVAAMIGIDSCPIEGFEKDKVEEILGLNTKDYEISMFVAFGYRVNPPSKKYRLPIEQLVEYR encoded by the coding sequence ATGAACTTTTCTAAAGAGGATATACTCAAAGCTTTTCATGAAAGACATGCTTGCAAGCTTTTTGACGATAAAAAGAAGATTCCTAAGGAAGATTTTGATTTCTTGCTAGAAATAGGTAGATTGTCACCATCTTCTTTTGGAATGGAACATTGGAAGTTTCTAGTAATAACGTCACAAGACCTAAAAGAAAAGCTAAGACCAGTATGCTGGAATCAACCTCAAATAACAACTTGTAGCCATTTAGTAGCATATCTAGCCAAAAAATCTTTTCTAAAAAATCCGGATTACTATAGACCAATGTATGAGAGAAAAAGCGATATCTTTCCAGATGTAGAATTAAGAGAGAAAGCTATAAAGCGCTATGAAAACTTTGTAAACAAGTTTGACGATAAAGATTTAGCTTGTTGGAGTTCTAACCAATGTTATATAGCTGCTACAAACATGATGACAGTAGCTGCTATGATAGGCATAGATTCATGCCCAATAGAGGGCTTTGAGAAGGATAAAGTGGAGGAAATACTAGGTCTTAATACAAAAGATTATGAAATATCTATGTTTGTGGCTTTTGGTTATAGAGTAAATCCACCATCTAAAAAATATAGGCTCCCAATAGAGCAATTGGTAGAGTATAGATGA
- a CDS encoding NADH-quinone oxidoreductase subunit B, with protein sequence MASSINGNGFITTTVDELLSWGRRNALWPVTIGLACCAIEMMHAAASRFDIDRLGMIFRASPRQADVLIVAGTVVNKVAPMLKLVWDQMPEPKWCISMGGCASAGGPFPTYSTLQGIDRIIPVDVYIPGCPPTPQGLIYGLLELQRKIREKKVTRYEKAFEEFKKDLSPELLNGVGV encoded by the coding sequence ATGGCTTCTAGTATAAATGGCAACGGTTTTATTACCACTACGGTGGATGAGTTGCTCTCATGGGGTAGACGCAACGCCCTATGGCCTGTAACAATAGGTTTGGCTTGCTGTGCTATAGAGATGATGCATGCCGCTGCGTCAAGATTTGATATAGATAGGTTGGGAATGATATTTAGAGCCTCTCCAAGACAAGCCGATGTCTTGATAGTAGCAGGTACAGTTGTAAATAAAGTGGCGCCTATGTTAAAACTCGTATGGGATCAAATGCCAGAACCAAAGTGGTGTATATCTATGGGTGGATGTGCTTCTGCAGGAGGACCATTCCCTACTTATTCTACACTTCAAGGTATTGACCGTATTATACCGGTGGACGTTTATATACCAGGATGCCCGCCTACCCCTCAAGGGTTAATCTACGGGCTTTTAGAATTACAAAGAAAAATCAGAGAGAAAAAAGTGACAAGATACGAAAAAGCTTTCGAAGAGTTTAAGAAAGATTTATCGCCAGAACTCTTAAACGGCGTTGGAGTATAA
- the rpsU gene encoding 30S ribosomal protein S21: MATVIVGDSESFEKAMKRFKKVVEREGILSELKRREFYEKPSQKKKRKERAARKRLLKAMKKKRVAL; encoded by the coding sequence TTGGCTACAGTAATAGTTGGAGATTCTGAATCTTTTGAAAAGGCTATGAAAAGATTCAAAAAAGTGGTGGAAAGAGAAGGTATTTTAAGCGAATTAAAAAGACGCGAATTTTATGAAAAACCAAGTCAGAAAAAGAAGCGCAAAGAACGTGCTGCTAGAAAAAGACTTTTAAAAGCCATGAAAAAAAAGAGGGTGGCGCTCTGA
- a CDS encoding thioredoxin, translating into MFKDMVEVTDKDIYQKVMASDTPAILIVTSPDNPRNQEFYEAIAKYIKLYGDKMGFYYLDTTKNDSQQDFGLWAEPSILCFAETMEMDRFENPPTDEQLQASINRMLRIK; encoded by the coding sequence ATGTTTAAAGATATGGTAGAGGTTACGGATAAAGACATATACCAGAAGGTTATGGCTTCTGATACGCCAGCTATACTTATAGTAACATCTCCCGACAACCCTAGAAATCAGGAATTTTACGAAGCCATTGCAAAATATATAAAACTTTATGGAGACAAGATGGGATTTTACTATCTTGATACTACAAAAAACGATTCTCAGCAAGACTTTGGACTCTGGGCAGAGCCTTCTATATTATGTTTTGCAGAAACTATGGAGATGGATAGATTTGAAAATCCACCCACCGACGAACAGTTACAAGCTTCTATAAATAGGATGCTGAGGATAAAATAA
- a CDS encoding NADH-quinone oxidoreductase subunit A, with product MIGLVALLLISLTIAFVMTFLNEILNFKRRKTNSYPYECGVPLYDDSARPILKQGYYLFGLLLILFDIEAAYLFPWAVVFRKIGAYGLVEAVIFLGVLIIGFLYALKKGALKWQI from the coding sequence ATGATAGGATTGGTGGCGCTTCTTTTGATATCTTTGACTATAGCGTTTGTAATGACATTTTTAAATGAAATTTTAAATTTCAAAAGGCGTAAAACCAACAGCTATCCATACGAGTGCGGCGTACCCCTTTATGATGATTCTGCTAGACCAATTTTGAAGCAAGGTTATTATTTATTTGGGCTTTTATTGATACTGTTTGATATAGAAGCGGCTTACTTATTTCCATGGGCCGTTGTATTTAGAAAGATAGGTGCATACGGCCTAGTGGAAGCCGTAATATTTTTAGGTGTTCTTATTATAGGGTTTTTGTATGCTCTTAAGAAGGGCGCTCTAAAATGGCAGATTTGA
- the fabD gene encoding ACP S-malonyltransferase encodes MIAYVFPGQGSQYVGMGYDFYKEFSEASNVFHSVEEALRKNITDIVFRGTEEELSKTINTQPSLLACSYAIYASLKKMGLKDPDFVAGHSLGEYTALLVAKGIDLYEAAKLTYLRGKYMQEAVPEGKGAMAAILKLPPEKVEEACQQAKDLGVVEPANYNSKEQTVISGEKEAVEKTIEIAKSMGGKAIMLKVSVPSHCSLMKPAADAFRLKLAQTPIQNITIPLVSNVDAKAHTMAHEIRDNLHKQIYSSVKWYQSVEYMISQGVDTFVEIGPKNVLSKLISQIDSRVRVFNVDKLQDAENVLKAL; translated from the coding sequence ATGATTGCTTACGTATTTCCAGGTCAAGGTTCTCAGTACGTTGGAATGGGTTATGATTTTTACAAAGAGTTTTCCGAAGCTTCAAACGTATTTCATAGCGTAGAAGAAGCTCTTAGAAAGAATATAACAGATATAGTTTTTAGAGGTACAGAAGAAGAGCTTTCAAAAACCATAAATACACAACCTTCTTTGCTTGCTTGTAGTTATGCTATATATGCATCTTTGAAAAAGATGGGTCTCAAAGATCCAGATTTTGTCGCAGGTCATAGTTTAGGAGAATACACAGCTCTATTGGTTGCAAAAGGTATAGATCTTTACGAAGCTGCAAAGCTTACTTACTTAAGAGGAAAGTACATGCAAGAGGCTGTACCAGAAGGAAAAGGCGCTATGGCAGCCATACTAAAGCTTCCTCCAGAAAAAGTAGAAGAGGCTTGCCAACAAGCTAAAGATCTAGGAGTAGTAGAGCCAGCAAACTACAATTCAAAAGAGCAAACTGTAATATCTGGAGAAAAAGAAGCTGTGGAAAAAACCATAGAAATAGCAAAATCCATGGGTGGTAAAGCCATAATGCTAAAGGTATCTGTGCCTTCTCATTGCTCTTTAATGAAACCAGCAGCCGATGCCTTTAGATTAAAACTTGCTCAAACACCTATCCAAAATATTACTATTCCACTTGTTTCTAACGTTGATGCAAAAGCCCACACTATGGCGCATGAGATAAGAGACAATCTACACAAACAAATTTATTCGTCAGTAAAATGGTATCAATCGGTAGAATATATGATATCTCAAGGTGTAGATACTTTCGTGGAAATAGGACCTAAAAACGTACTATCAAAACTTATATCTCAAATAGATAGTAGGGTAAGAGTTTTCAATGTGGACAAACTCCAAGATGCCGAAAATGTATTAAAGGCTTTATGA
- a CDS encoding VTT domain-containing protein yields MDIQHIAISLVKHYGYFGVFLIGFTQSIIQPIPVLPFMLISNKIGLNPWIIGVVGVLSNALGAFVSYWLGYFLGDKIASKIISRKHYIKTEALFNKYGIFAILIGEPYKAICWMAGILKFPFYRFIIATFISRTLHTIAYIFIGHFFQRIF; encoded by the coding sequence GTGGATATACAACACATAGCTATAAGTTTAGTCAAGCATTACGGATATTTTGGAGTTTTTTTGATAGGTTTTACTCAAAGTATTATACAGCCTATTCCCGTCTTACCTTTTATGCTTATAAGCAACAAAATAGGCTTAAATCCATGGATAATAGGTGTTGTAGGTGTTCTATCAAATGCCTTAGGGGCTTTTGTGTCTTATTGGTTAGGATATTTTTTAGGTGATAAAATTGCTTCAAAGATAATATCTAGGAAACATTATATAAAAACAGAAGCTCTCTTCAACAAATATGGTATTTTTGCAATATTAATAGGAGAGCCTTACAAAGCTATATGCTGGATGGCTGGAATACTAAAATTTCCCTTTTATAGATTTATAATAGCTACATTTATATCTAGAACATTGCACACTATAGCCTATATATTTATAGGACATTTTTTTCAAAGAATCTTCTAA
- a CDS encoding bifunctional ADP-dependent NAD(P)H-hydrate dehydratase/NAD(P)H-hydrate epimerase: MIYILTPEEMALADKCTIEKIGIPSLVLMENAARAVADFVLSLKPKSVLAVVSTGNNGADALACLRWLLQKGVKCDFIVAKSSKTTEEFRIQQSILENLNITALDDFPKETYDVIIDGLFGTGFRPPLKDEFVPYIDFINSSSSVVVSVDIPSGIPSDKFVKANYTITFAYPKTYHILYPYSKYAGDIYVKDISIPCACVPNKSRVLLSVKDVKPLIPKRELDTNKGNEGKVLLIGGNGPYIGAVSMSAKAATMAGAGLVYVGIPKEHMTSVSNYLIEQIKIPLPSKDYYIESIEAIDLEQFDTIAIGMGFGIYEEGFKIIEYILNRFNKHVLLDADALNIISRYKALELLKNENIVITPHIGEFSRLSNIPKENIIENQIDLSYEFHKKYGCSLILKGAITTIATEDNVYVSTRGTPAMAKGGTGDVLSGMLSAFLSKMPISKALKLGVFLHGVAGEITAKKSHIEAFSTIDMIANIKEAFKYIETARDNEVSCRLHIESM; encoded by the coding sequence ATGATATATATACTTACACCTGAGGAGATGGCTCTTGCGGACAAATGCACCATAGAAAAAATTGGTATACCTTCTTTAGTTTTAATGGAAAACGCCGCAAGGGCTGTGGCAGATTTTGTGCTTAGTTTAAAGCCAAAAAGCGTTTTAGCGGTGGTAAGTACAGGCAACAACGGGGCCGATGCTTTGGCGTGTTTAAGGTGGCTTTTGCAAAAAGGTGTTAAATGTGATTTTATAGTTGCTAAAAGCTCAAAAACCACAGAAGAGTTCAGGATTCAGCAATCTATTTTAGAAAATCTAAATATAACAGCTCTTGATGATTTTCCTAAAGAAACGTACGATGTTATAATAGATGGGCTATTTGGTACAGGCTTTAGACCACCTTTAAAAGATGAGTTTGTACCTTATATAGATTTTATCAACAGCTCTTCATCTGTGGTGGTTTCTGTGGACATTCCATCTGGTATACCTTCTGATAAGTTTGTAAAAGCCAATTATACAATAACATTTGCTTACCCAAAGACTTACCATATTCTTTATCCCTACTCAAAATATGCAGGCGATATATATGTAAAGGATATTTCTATACCTTGTGCCTGTGTTCCAAACAAGTCAAGAGTTTTATTGAGCGTAAAAGATGTAAAGCCCCTTATACCAAAAAGGGAACTAGATACCAACAAAGGTAACGAAGGCAAAGTGCTTTTAATAGGTGGAAACGGGCCATACATAGGGGCTGTTAGTATGAGCGCAAAGGCAGCTACTATGGCTGGGGCTGGACTTGTTTATGTAGGTATACCAAAAGAGCATATGACAAGCGTTTCTAACTATCTCATAGAGCAAATAAAAATACCCCTTCCATCAAAAGATTATTATATAGAATCTATCGAAGCTATAGATTTAGAGCAATTTGATACTATAGCCATTGGAATGGGTTTTGGCATTTATGAAGAGGGTTTTAAAATTATAGAGTATATACTAAATCGCTTCAACAAACACGTACTGTTGGATGCGGACGCTTTAAACATTATCTCCAGATACAAAGCTTTAGAGCTTTTAAAAAATGAAAATATCGTTATTACACCTCATATAGGTGAATTCTCAAGATTAAGCAATATACCAAAAGAAAATATCATAGAAAATCAGATAGATTTATCTTATGAATTTCATAAGAAGTATGGCTGTTCTTTGATTTTAAAAGGTGCTATAACTACCATAGCTACAGAAGATAACGTTTATGTATCTACAAGAGGCACTCCAGCTATGGCAAAAGGTGGCACCGGAGATGTCTTAAGTGGTATGTTAAGTGCTTTTTTATCAAAAATGCCTATATCAAAAGCTTTGAAACTAGGTGTATTCTTACATGGTGTAGCCGGTGAGATAACTGCAAAAAAATCTCATATTGAGGCTTTTAGTACGATTGATATGATAGCAAACATTAAAGAAGCTTTTAAATATATAGAAACGGCTAGAGATAACGAGGTATCTTGTCGTTTACATATTGAAAGTATGTGA
- a CDS encoding 2Fe-2S iron-sulfur cluster-binding protein, with protein sequence MIVSIKRYDTFQSYEIDAPRDITVLELLHKIKEIDPTLSYRHMCRAGICGTCALKVNGKNVLACKTRLNKFEDETIVLEPLDNAVVIKDLVVEHQHWFDMYKNLKVDFKNSDYQYFDFKSIENSKNCIACFICNSVCPVMPIDKKFGGPFVFARIYGFLEDNRNTNKDYAKLVDGVINHCTHCKNCNYACPLFVMPETLIKRLEDILISKGLIQAPQNDLFFGF encoded by the coding sequence ATGATAGTGAGTATTAAAAGGTACGATACGTTTCAATCTTACGAGATAGACGCACCAAGAGATATAACTGTTTTAGAGCTTTTACATAAAATAAAAGAGATAGACCCAACTCTTAGCTACAGGCATATGTGTAGGGCTGGCATATGTGGCACCTGCGCTTTAAAAGTGAACGGTAAAAATGTTTTAGCTTGTAAAACGAGGTTAAACAAATTTGAAGATGAGACCATAGTGCTTGAGCCTTTGGATAACGCTGTAGTGATAAAGGATTTAGTGGTAGAACACCAACACTGGTTTGATATGTATAAAAATCTTAAAGTTGATTTTAAAAATTCAGATTACCAGTATTTTGATTTTAAAAGCATAGAAAATTCTAAAAACTGTATAGCTTGCTTTATATGCAACAGCGTGTGCCCTGTTATGCCTATAGACAAAAAATTCGGTGGGCCCTTCGTGTTTGCGAGGATTTATGGTTTTCTTGAAGATAATAGAAACACAAACAAAGATTATGCTAAACTTGTAGATGGAGTTATAAACCATTGCACTCATTGCAAAAACTGCAACTACGCTTGTCCTTTGTTTGTTATGCCAGAAACACTTATAAAAAGGTTAGAAGATATACTAATATCCAAGGGGCTTATACAAGCTCCTCAGAATGACTTATTTTTTGGATTTTAA
- a CDS encoding ATPase, T2SS/T4P/T4SS family translates to MKTLDIKNIPSKLVDIFEKGKELGATDFQLIANYIPRYGIAKKYAVIPGMHRLTTDDVVEIIELTSDEKNWRDIMAEYSTFEYSFAIKNYGLYRVSVAESLEGLGMAIRILSYELPSIEMVRLPKEVVDFMKDARSGAIIHTGGTTSGKSTSIAAEIGFLSDIHNVVVLTFENPVEYRFLYRKATVRQFNIPTQVKNFQHALKIALRSDPSIILFGEVRSEDEIISLLDMAARGHLVFSTLHTKSVSATFSLLNQFGSKELLGLFSSQIVAIISQFLYRSKAKKFLPIYDILVPNKPIRTMIADGNFNDIERIRQEGKIQGGFSITFTQCAKQYLINREIDEEEFNYIRLRAME, encoded by the coding sequence ATGAAAACGCTGGATATAAAAAATATTCCATCAAAACTTGTGGATATATTTGAAAAGGGAAAGGAGCTTGGAGCTACTGACTTTCAGCTTATAGCAAACTACATACCAAGATATGGAATTGCCAAAAAGTATGCTGTTATACCAGGGATGCACAGACTTACAACGGACGACGTAGTAGAGATTATAGAGCTCACATCCGACGAGAAAAATTGGCGCGATATAATGGCCGAATATTCTACTTTTGAATACTCTTTTGCTATTAAAAATTATGGTCTTTACAGGGTATCGGTAGCAGAATCTCTTGAAGGTCTCGGAATGGCTATCAGAATACTATCCTATGAACTTCCTTCCATTGAAATGGTGAGACTTCCAAAAGAAGTTGTTGACTTTATGAAAGATGCCAGAAGTGGTGCGATAATACATACAGGGGGTACTACCTCTGGTAAATCTACATCTATAGCCGCCGAAATAGGTTTTTTATCTGACATTCACAACGTTGTTGTATTAACCTTTGAAAATCCAGTAGAATATAGATTTTTATATAGGAAAGCTACTGTTAGGCAGTTTAACATACCTACGCAGGTAAAGAATTTTCAACATGCTCTTAAAATAGCGTTAAGAAGTGACCCATCCATCATACTATTCGGTGAAGTAAGATCTGAAGATGAAATAATATCTCTTCTTGATATGGCCGCTCGTGGCCACTTGGTGTTTTCCACGTTGCACACAAAAAGCGTAAGCGCTACATTCTCATTGCTAAATCAATTTGGTTCTAAAGAGCTTTTGGGCTTGTTTAGTTCACAGATAGTAGCTATTATTTCACAGTTTTTATACCGCTCAAAAGCAAAGAAATTTTTACCTATATACGATATATTGGTACCAAACAAACCTATAAGGACTATGATAGCAGATGGAAATTTTAACGATATAGAAAGAATTAGACAAGAGGGAAAGATTCAAGGAGGATTTTCTATAACTTTTACTCAATGCGCAAAACAATATCTTATAAACAGAGAAATAGACGAAGAAGAGTTTAACTATATAAGATTAAGGGCTATGGAGTGA